In Actinomycetota bacterium, one genomic interval encodes:
- a CDS encoding CoA pyrophosphatase, which translates to MGDSLLDRVTRLPFVIPGDPSGVPASVLLALAPVEGADDLELVLVRRPDHLRQHAGQVGLPGGAVEPGDADGVAAALREAQEEIGLDPGGVRVLGSL; encoded by the coding sequence ATGGGCGACTCGCTGCTGGACCGGGTGACCCGGCTGCCGTTCGTCATCCCCGGCGACCCCTCCGGGGTGCCGGCGTCGGTGCTGCTCGCCCTGGCCCCGGTCGAGGGGGCCGACGACCTGGAGCTGGTCCTGGTGCGGCGGCCCGACCACCTGCGCCAGCACGCCGGCCAGGTCGGCCTGCCCGGCGGCGCGGTCGAGCCCGGGGACGCCGACGGGGTCGCGGCCGCCCTGCGGGAGGCCCAGGAGGAGATCGGGCTCGACCCGGGCGGGGTCCGCGTGCTCGGCAGCCT